In the genome of Arachis stenosperma cultivar V10309 chromosome 6, arast.V10309.gnm1.PFL2, whole genome shotgun sequence, the window TAGTAATAGTGATTCACGATCATGTGAGCAGGGGAAAGCGATGTGCATGGATCACGGATGGATGCACccagaatatatatatatatcggcATGTATCTTACCAAGATAGAATCTGCCGCTTCACTTCCGGATCCAACTTTGCAAACCAACGTTATATTATTACTCATCTCAaaagaattaaattaattaaacaacAATTATGTATATAGTTACAACTTTTAATGATTCATCATATGGCTGAGATTGCAAGATTTGATGATGAAACGATGGCGTAGAAGATAAAACACCGACAAAATGGTTCACTCACCAAAAATcgatctatatatatatatatattcacacCCTTATAAATTAAAAACCCTACACTACTGCATATTTATATtcttgtatgtatatatattatttcgtCCAAACCTTAGCAATCAAGTTCAATTTTGCAACAATAATGGATCGGAAAGTGATGGCTAATAATAATTTGGTTGCTTTGGTTTCCTATGTGATTGCACTAGAATTATGCAGTTCAGCAACTTCAACAACGACGGTGGCAAAAGACCTTGTTCCATGCACAATGTGCGTTGAATGCGACAATCCCTGTCAACCCCTCTCACCTCCACCTCCCCCTGCAGTAGTAGAGTGTCCACCGCCACCTTCGTTGCCACCGCCACCACCACCGTCACTTCCTCCGCCAGCGGTTGTTGAATGCCCACCCCCACCGCCACCCCAACCAACATGTCCTGATAATTGTGGACAGACGCAAGGGCAGCCATATCCACCTCCGTATCCGGTGGGATCTTACTATTTTCCGGGAGGAACGCCATCCTCATCAGGCGGCTATGCACCTCCTAATTATTACAACAATGGAGAAAGAATGGTGCCATTTTCTGCCATGCTGTTTCCCAGTCGCTTTCTCTGCTTAGTTTATGTGGCCTTTCTTTATTACTTGTTCACTTAGCTCAGttatttaagttaattttttCTTCTAGCTATTTCACCTTATTTGAATATTTGTACTGGACTCACATGTTTAATTTCCGTAACCAAAATAGATGAGGAAATACATCCTAGTCCAATCCAAAAGCAGGtgttttatatataaatatacatctAATTTTACTACTCGTTCTTAAGTGTCTAACTAGATGTAGGTATATGTTAGTTGAATCAAATGAATTGAATGATGGCATGATGCTGTAACGAAAGTTTAAAGGGATATCCGTTTGTTGAATCATGAAGGATGAGATAATTATGTAAGCCCTTTTTACTTTCTTATATATCTTAGTCTGCAAGTGATTATGTTAGTGCTACGTAATTACAAAATTGAACTACTTCTATtgtgattttattattattatgttttttttatttacggTATCTTTTAGCCCAACAAACCAAAAACTAATCCTCCAAAAACATTTTTACTAACTCTAGAAATGAGTAATCTCATAACAAAAAATCTAAGTCTAACTCAAtattctttttagtttttagttaagtAATTGGCACATCTATTACTTTTtgtgtataaaaaaaattctccaATCATATTTCTTCAGCTTATTTATCTTTCTAATAAGAGAATTTAGAATCCATAATCCATCTATGTCAATGTAAGACGGAATAAAACTAGATAGCTCTATGTTGAGAAAGATCCACGGATTTAGAATTGGAAAGCGTATCTCTAATTGGAGAGTGAATTGCTCACAATTTTTGTAGTTAATTTACCAGGTAATATTTCAAAGAATGAATTGTTTCATATATTTAAGTGGATATGAAGAATAAATGATATCTATTTGACACGTAAGGAGAAGTACGGCTGGATTTATCTGTTTACTTTCATCAGGTATACTACAAAAGGAGGGGTATTAAAGGCCATCAAAGAGATTAATGGAATGCGATTAAGGAGTAAAGAGGTTTTTGTGGGTAAGACTAAGTATAGGAGGAGGATTGATGTCCGGAAAAAAATCATTACGCACGATGAAGATGTCAGGGAGTCTCCTGatcgaaaatagaaaaaaatcaaagaaaaagatattgaGGTGAATAAGAAAGGGAGAGTTGTCTTGGAACACCATGAAAGTAAAGAACTAGAAGCTCATCGTTGGAGTTGGGATGGGATGCGGTGGTAATGATACCACAGGGGCTACGGGAGGCAGAGCATGACAATGATAGAAAGGTAATTGCCATTGAGGATTTGGATGAGTGGCATGAGGGTTTTTGAAAACGCACATGGATAATCCTTCGATGTATCCGACAGTTATAGTGAGTGCAAAATCTATGAGATCTCAAACAATCAGTAACAAAACAATCTCTAAAAGAATGGAGACTTAAAAATATGGGGATAAACGAAAAAAAGAggttgatttgattttgaacaAAAGTTTAGTTGGGGCTAGGTTGAAGCATATAAGGCCAATATGTTAGTGGGGTGCGGCAAAATGGCTGTGTGGTGCGACGGAAAGTACGTGATTGTGTATTTCAAAAGAGCCTTCTTGCTGGCTGTTGCGAGTAACGGTGAAGAGAGGGGCGTGGCTGGTTATGGAGTTTGCGAAGGGTTAATGCTATGGCGAACAGCACTGACGAGGCAGATCGGGGAGCAGCATAGAAGTCAACTGCTGATGGCGGAGGTGATAATGTCCGCGTTGAGCTTGATGGCATGGAGAGTAGGGAGGAGCGTGAAGCATCTGATGCACCCGATGAGTTGAATCAAGTCGGAAAGGAGATTGGCAGAGGTGCAGAAAATTGTTCGAACAACACAGCAGAAAGAAACATTCCACCAAGTGTAGTTAATGAGATCCATGCTAGTTTGGACAGGAATGGTAAGTAGCATGTTAGCATATGTCTGATGAAGGGTGATACCGTGCAGGATTCAGATTTAGAGGATGGGAATACAGTGGTTGAGGAAACTGGGTTGGAAGATCAAGGGGCTGTAAGGAACTTGGAAGATTCGGGAGACTTAGAGTAGGATGCAGATGGTGAGACTAATCAAGATGAGCACCAAAGAAGTTGGGATAAAGATATGACTGAAAACAAAGCTGCTAGGGATCTGGCGGTTGAATTAGGAGTTATTTTATATGACGAGGACGAGGACATTATGGCTatttttcaaactcaaaatGAAGTATTGGCACAAAAGGAAAGgcgaataaaaaagaaagagaaagcaagAAGGAGCCACCCTAAAAACCAGAATAAGGTgtgtaataaaatttttaaataattttagttCGTGGAATATGAGGGATTTAGGGGGTGTTGTAAAGTGAAAAATGGTAAAAAATTTGAGCGTAAAAATAATGTGAATATGTTAGGATTGATAGAGATAAAGAAGGAGATGATTAATAAATTTGATGTAGTACAATTTTGGGATAATGATGTGGTGGGTTTGAAATTTGTGGGATTGGAAGGTGCTTCTTGAGGTTTATTAATAATGTGGGATGATACAATGTTTAGGTTGAATAATTGTTACAAAGGGGAGAGATTGTTGTgtataaaagaggaattgataaataataattttcattTGTGCGGTTTGCTTAGTGTGTGGTGCGCATACAAGGAAAGAGAAGCTTGCTGTGTGGAAAGAGTTGAATTTTTTATCAGGAATATGTCAAGTTCCTCTTTACTACATGGGTGTCTTCAATGAGGTTGTGCAGTTGGAAGAAAGGAAAGACGCTAGTGTGTTAACAACAATATGGAATTGGTGGATATAGAGTTGAATGACCGTCAGTTTACGTGGTTCATGGGTTAATCGTGCAATTGAATTGCTAGAATGTTGGTGAGTTTGgttttattattatcatttggAGCACTTGATTAAAAAGGAATGACAAAATCTTCCGAAATCAAGAAACGGGTATTGCGGGAGTAGTCAACAGGTCGATTAGGAGTATTttttgaattgttgatggctttTGACGAAAATGATTAGgaattagtttattttatctatttaatatttttttgttgatgCTTTACCTTGCTgtgttgaattttttattttttatttttttaaaaaaaaaatttagatgcTTATCTAATCTATTATTTTCATCTAACAGCTTCACCAAAAAGTTAGTTGATTTTTTTTGGTGATTAGTtggttaattttattattaattttttttgttgttcaCGATATATTTTAACCTATGGATCAAAAACTAATCCGTCGCagagattttattattactttattGGGACAAGAAACGTAAAGTAGAAAAAAGAGTTTTTTGTTTGGTAAAGTAACGGGGACCAAGGcccaagaagaaaaagatttgaGCAGTAGTATGTGGTAAATGGACCGATGGAAAAAAACATATAGGCAGCAACAATGACTTAAATTTGGGCCGGGCACACATCAACAGCACTCAAAGCACCACGTTACTAGTTTTATCTTTcattcccaaaaaaaaaaagcatgctTCCGTTTAATAccaaaaaggaaaataataatataaaataaagggaGGGGTGTCAATGTCTCTCAAAATCTCATATATGTAGATGGAGTGTGGTTAATTATTACTTTGAAGGTTCTTAAAAAAAAGGTTTAGATATGGATTGGGACATATTAAAAAGTGTAAGGACAAGTTGACTTCAAGCAAGGGCAGAATCCCACCACCTCAACTTCCAACCGAAGGATCAATAATGGAGGATGCAACAAAGAGTCCATGCATTTCCTGCGGACTTCATTAATCCAATATTTATCTTTCCAAAAAGTCCATTTTCTTTAAGCTTAGCTACCCCACCTTGCTCTATGCTCTGCTGCTTCATTAATTTCTCCACCACTTTCAATTATATATTCTTGCcttctaaattataaattcatcAACAGCACCGTCAAATTAACTTAATCGGACATAGACTTTACACATGAACAGAGATTAAACATATATAACGATACATACTCGTGTAATTTAATTTCACTTAATTATTAGAGAAGATGTGATGTCTTATTTTACTCCGTATTATTCCTGATTATGGACTTATAGTACTGGTTTTCACTTTAATATCTCTGGAGAGAGCATAAAAAAAAGCACCTGTTCATAAGTCAATATCATTTATGTAGATTACCAGTGCATACTATCATCTTTGTACAATTGTACATTTACTacgttaattattttttatatgatggATGAAATAGTGTAATACGTTAATATGAGTTAAAATAAGTGTATTTCACAAGTgtgatatataatataaatcGTAACTTACGATTtgcataacaaaaaaaaatgttattcaCGATTTCataaatcacatttttttaattaaaaaattaaaattgtgactcacgattttttttttgtcttatcTAAAATCGTAACTCACGAtttctgttaattttttttaattttttgtcttatttaaaATCGTTATTCACGATTTCTTTTTATCCCATATCACTGCATTACACTTAAACATCATAATATTAATGAAAAACACTAATAACaacacaatataaaaaaaaattagcctacATATTATTAGTTAacagagaaaaaaagagagattgaTTTGACAGTGAGGGAAATTAATGAATCAAGATCTTTCCTATAAATTAAATGAAGGATTACATACTattgaaatgaaaaaaattgaCACACACATAAAATCATccttttaactttttaattagTACGTATGTATTAGTAATTATTCTATTagcattttcttttaaaaaaaaagtactaGATgactattatatttttcttatttttatcttGTATTTAAATTGATATTAACTAACCCTTTACTTTtctctataaaaaatattggcTTGTATTTTTTGATGAAAGGTGtataagaaatttaaaattgtttgtGAATAAGATAAGTGAGAGTAAGAGAGTGAAATTTGGGTTGACATACATTTATTAAACCGAAAAAAGTTTAGGTTATGTATGGATGGATAGTTACAAAGAGGATGATGGAATTTATGATGCCATAAACCCATAAAAGAAAGCATTAGAGTCCAACGGGATACTGCTGCCCCAGCCTACTCgatctctttctttctttctggAAAGTGACATGCATCAGATTATGACAAGAATATATGGCAATCACCAATTAAGTCATATACACATACACCGTCATTCATTTAATACACCTCCCACCTATAATCCAATACTATATGTAACTTTTTTCATATAACTggattaaaatattatttaatagtgTTCAAATGAATGAATACAACAAAAATTTTTAGGGAGCCTACCCCATTTACTTTCTCACCCACCCACGCCTACGCCATTTCTCTCCTTCAATTTTGTAAGAAGAGAGGAAATGGAAAGCATGCGGAGGTACTGGAAGAGAAGAGGGGGATACCATAGACTAAATGGATCCAATTGGTGGCGGAGGAGGCACAAGAAGCAAGTGGAGCAGCTTGGAACCACCGACACCGGCGCCACCAACACAAGGCGTAGGACATGGAGGATCAAGGTGTCCCGTAAGATCAGGATATCCAGAATCCCTTCGCCCAAGAAATTCTTGCTGTGGCTGAGGGATTCTTACGTTAGAATGATGCTTGGGGTGGCCAACTCTAAGGTCATGAGCATGAGCGGTTCTGCCGCCGGCTACGGTGGCAGAAGCGCAACCACGTCCATGGCCCTCGGAGTGGTGAATTCTAAGCCCATGAAGGAGTATGATGAGAAGATGATTGTTCATATCTACAAGTCCTTGGTCATGGCGCAGCAGCAGGGACATGATGAACCACACAAATTCCCTTCTCAAATCACTTGTCCATAATCATTTCCAGAACTATATATATACGTCATCTCCAATCCAATAACGGCTTTAGAAAATGGATATCTAATGCCTGCTTCAATTCCAATACCATCTATCTCAAGCAATGTTGATAATTTCCAAGCTACTCTCTTCTCATCTCCTTGCcaattctgtttttttttttttttttatctttttccttccataataTTACTCTTATTATGTCAATACTATATGTCGATATCTGTTACGTACGGTGTtctctattatatattactttacTGCATCAGTTATATATATTCTCATACATTATTCATCAAACCTAGTCAAGAAATAGACCTAGCAAAAGATGTGTCAGCATATACATACTACTAGTATATGTACTGTGTATATGTAGATTGCTAGGATTGTTTAATTTTCACACTAATAGATGGAAAAATTTCAAATGTACTGATCATCTACTCTAAACTTCGGAGGACATGCAAAAAATGATAATAGGTCTCGTTAAGGTgaaatttcatgttcttctaataataataagattactaaaaaaaatattggcgCGCATGTAAATGAGGTGTTCTACTTAACTGAGTTATAGTCCTTAcgttttttatatatatttgatcATATTATATCCAAAAATTCTGGTCAAGATAAATATTCCGTCatcaaattcttttttatttatattgcCTTGATATTGTGTATatttaatattctttttataatCCATTGATTTAATAGACGAATACTCCCTTctctttttaattataaaaaatatatataatatatataattaatattaataattaaaaattattaaaataccGATATACCTAAAAAATTTTCTTAACAAAGTACTACATATATATCAATTTTGACcatcaaattaaaattgaataaaatcttgtctaaaaaatatttctttttaaaattatttcttttaaaaacttaaattaataaaaaaatataacataaatagTTGTATCACTAATACAATCAAATGTAATTTCATCAAATTTGGACAACGATGATAAATATTCTATGCAATAATACAAATAATAGCAAAACTCCATATTTCGTCATTTAATTTTCCACATGCTGTGTATATTGTTTAACCAACAAATTGTCACTTGTCATTCTTTATGTTAAATTTAACATCATAAGTTGTAAAtgaatgaatatatatataaacctaATAATGACTACATTCTTATTAAAAGATTTTCTAAATTATGAGCACACATATTATATTCAATTCATTTAAGAATAAACTTAACTATTGAGatatagttattaatttatgtataacACGCCTCATCTGGCTTTATGCATTTGTCGCACTCAAGGTTCCAAAAATCGAATCGGTTAATGAATTAATAAAGTGACTGATTTAACGGTTCAACAGTTTAACTGAAGTTCAATTGGTTtacttaaatataaaataaaatttttataatcaGCAACCATCACAAACACAATCAAAAACTTACACAAATTAAATACAATCAACaactaaatataaattattaacaaaaatttatacAATTTGTAATCATATCAACAAATTAGCATACATGCAATTTTAGAACACAATCAACATTTAACAATTATATCCAGAAATTCAGAAGCAAACTCAAAAGTTAAAAGTTACCTGCAATTTCAAAACACAATCAACATTTAACAATTACatctaaaaattcaaaaaacaaacTCAGAAGTTAAAAGATACATGCAATTTTAGAACACAATCAACATTTAACAATTACATCCAAAAATTTAGAAGACAAACTCAGAAGTTAAAATCCATTACAATTTGATAATAAAATCagaaatcaacaaaaaattaacaaaaaaccatcaacaatcaacaaaattattttagaaaaattaactcaaaattaaaaaaattaactcagtCAGAAGGACAATGGACTTCAACAACTGTCGGAGGATGAAGATGAAAGCAAGGGTTGCTACTGTGAGTAAGCAATcgtgggagagatacagagagctTGAAGAGAGAGAGATACGACGGTGAGAAGAGCTCCGAGCGCGGCGACAGCGAGAAGAGGACCGATCTATATACCACTTCTGGCGGTGATGGCACGATGACAGAGACACAGGTTCAAAGTGGCTGACAACGACAAAGACA includes:
- the LOC130933626 gene encoding uncharacterized protein LOC130933626, which encodes MRRYWKRRGGYHRLNGSNWWRRRHKKQVEQLGTTDTGATNTRRRTWRIKVSRKIRISRIPSPKKFLLWLRDSYVRMMLGVANSKVMSMSGSAAGYGGRSATTSMALGVVNSKPMKEYDEKMIVHIYKSLVMAQQQGHDEPHKFPSQITCP